In Nicotiana tabacum cultivar K326 chromosome 17, ASM71507v2, whole genome shotgun sequence, one DNA window encodes the following:
- the LOC107763252 gene encoding dehydrin DHN1, whose product MSHYDNQFSAGQALQTDEYGNPIRQTDEYGNPVHHTGGTMGDYGTTGTGGAYGTHAGGGAGHTTGILGGEHRPGHEHGTLGGMLHRSGSSSSSSSSSEDDGQGGRRKKKGMKEKIKEKLPGGHKDDQTHSTATTTTTGYGMEGEHHHEKKGIMDKIKEKLPGHHGPGHH is encoded by the exons ATGTCGCACTACGACAACCAATTTAGTGCAGGCCAGGCCTTGCAGACGGACGAATACGGCAATCCCATTCGTCAAACCGACGAATATGGGAACCCAGTCCATCACACTGGAGGTACCATGGGAGACTATGGAACCACCGGAACAGGAGGTGCCTATGGAACTCACGCTGGCGGTGGCGCCGGCCACACCACTGGCATACTTGGTGGGGAACACCGTCCCGGCCATGAGCACGGTACTCTCGGTGGCATGCTCCACCGTTCTGGAAGCTCCAGCTCCAGCTCTAGCTCT TCGGAGGATGATGGACAAGGcggaagaaggaagaagaaagggATGAAGGAGAAGATTAAGGAGAAATTGCCAGGAGGTCACAAAGACGATCAGACTCATTCAACTGCAACAACTACGACTACCGGTTATGGTATGGAAGGGGAGCATCATCATGAGAAGAAGGGAATCATGGACAAGATTAAGGAGAAGCTTCCTGGCCACCATGGACCTGGCCACCACTAG
- the LOC107763251 gene encoding pentatricopeptide repeat-containing protein At5g44230-like produces MVSLARKLIAPRNPIPRSISYELGNPEASQPFVPFSRLQETKLLESHLVSLLDNCSSLIQIKQVHAHVIRRGLDQCCYVLAKLLRMLTKINVQMDPYPRLVFHQVEYRNPFLWTALIRGYSIQGPLSEAVRLYNGMRMESISPVSFTLTALLKGCSDELGLNLGKQIHCQGIKLGGFCKDLFVHNILIDMYVKCGWLDCGRKVFDEMSERDVISWTSLIVAYSKTGDMVAAAELFERLPVKDLVAWTAMVSGFAQNAKPREALEFFNRMQCGGVETDEVTLIGVISACAQLGTAKYANWVHDVAEGYGFGPANHVMVGSALIDMYSKCGNVEEAYKVFENMKEKNVFSYSSMIVGFAMHGCASAALDLFDEMVKTEVKPNKVTFIGVLMACTHVGLVERGRHLFDMMEKHYGVEPSVEHYACMIDLLGRAGQLEEALQLIKAMPIEPNSGVWGALLGACRIHGNPEIAQVAASRLFELEPDSIGNYVLLANTYASAGRWEDVLGIRKLIKQKLLRKDPSRSWIEGKVGVIHEFYAGDMTHPKSKEIKEALEDLVGRLKTHGYEPNLSSVPYDLSEENKKRILLTHSEKLALAYGLLITDNESTIRIMKNLRICEDCHSFMCGASQITGREIIIRDNKRFHHFRNGVCSCGNFW; encoded by the coding sequence ATGGTTTCACTAGCTCGGAAGCTGATCGCACCCAGGAACCCTATCCCAAGATCCATAAGTTACGAGCTCGGAAACCCAGAAGCTTCGCAGCCCTTTGTCCCATTTTCCCGTCTTCAAGAGACAAAGCTCTTAGAATCCCATCTGGTTTCACTTCTCGACAACTGTAGCAGCCTAATTCAGATCAAACAAGTCCATGCTCACGTTATTCGCAGAGGTCTTGACCAATGCTGCTATGTTCTCGCGAAGCTACTCCGTATGCTCacaaaaatcaatgtccaaatggACCCATATCCCCGTCTTGTATTTCATCAAGTGGAATACCGTAACCCTTTTCTATGGACCGCTTTAATTCGGGGTTATTCAATTCAAGGACCATTGAGCGAGGCAGTGCGTTTGTATAATGGTATGAGAATGGAAAGTATATCCCCCGTTTCTTTTACTTTGACGGCTTTGCTCAAGGGTTGTAGCGATGAACTTGGGTTGAATCTAGGTAAGCAGATTCATTGTCAGGGCATAAAGCTTGGTGGGTTCTGTAAAGATTTGTTTGTTCATAATATTTTGATTGATATGTATGTGAAATGTGGTTGGTTGGATTGTGGTCGAAAGGTGTTCGATGAAATGTCCGAGAGGGACGTGATTTCGTGGACTTCGTTGATCGTTGCATATTCAAAAACTGGAGATATGGTGGCAGCTGCTGAGCTGTTTGAGAGATTGCCTGTGAAAGATTTGGTTGCATGGACGGCTATGGTGTCGGGTTTTGCACAGAATGCTAAACCAAGGGAGGCATTGGAGTTCTTTAATAGGATGCAGTGTGGAGGTGTGGAGACTGATGAGGTAACATTGATTGGGGTTATTTCAGCTTGTGCGCAGTTGGGGACTGCTAAGTATGCAAATTGGGTTCATGATGTGGCTGAGGGATATGGTTTTGGACCTGCCAATCATGTCATGGTCGGATCTGCATTGATTGATATGTACTCCAAGTGTGGGAATGTGGAGGAGGCATACAAGGTTTTCGAGAACATGAAGGAAAAGAATGTGTTCTCATATAGTTCGATGATTGTGGGTTTCGCAATGCATGGATGTGCGAGTGCTGCATTGGATTTGTTCGATGAAATGGTGAAAACTGAGGTAAAGCCTAATAAGGTGACATTCATTGGTGTTCTTATGGCTTGTACTCATGTAGGTTTGGTAGAACGGGGTCGACACCTGTTTGATATGATGGAGAAACATTATGGTGTTGAACCATCAGTAGAACACTATGCTTGCATGATTGATCTCCTTGGCAGGGCTGGGCAACTAGAAGAAGCTCTTCAGCTTATCAAAGCGATGCCAATAGAGCCTAATAGTGGTGTCTGGGGAGCCCTACTGGGAGCTTGTCGGATTCATGGTAATCCTGAAATTGCACAAGTTGCTGCCAGCCGTTTATTTGAGCTTGAACCTGATAGTATTGGAAACTATGTCCTGCTTGCCAATACATATGCTTCAGCAGGAAGGTGGGAAGATGTTTTAGGGATaaggaaattaataaaacaaaaactGCTGAGAAAGGATCCTTCACGCAGCTGGATTGAAGGCAAAGTGGGGGTGATTCATGAGTTCTACGCTGGTGATATGACCCACCCAAAGTCAAAAGAGATAAAGGAAGCACTTGAGGATCTTGTTGGTCGGCTTAAGACACATGGCTATGAGCCAAACTTAAGTTCTGTGCCTTATGATCTGAGTGAGGAAAATAAAAAGCGAATACTTCTCACACATAGTGAGAAGCTGGCTTTGGCATATGGGCTGCTTATCACTGATAATGAGTCTACCATCAGGATCATGAAAAATCTGAGAATATGTGAAGATTGCCACTCATTTATGTGCGGTGCATCTCAAATCACTGGCAGGGAGATTATTATCAGGGATAACAAGAGATTTCACCATTTCCGCAATGGTGTGTGCTCTTGTGGTAACTTTTGGTAA